One Lycium barbarum isolate Lr01 chromosome 5, ASM1917538v2, whole genome shotgun sequence genomic window carries:
- the LOC132639720 gene encoding uncharacterized protein LOC132639720 — MGTLTGGVASLKRLDQIVAQLKEHVEGTRIETSPVINVVETSRERVSRDKQVVDDEHRDRNNTNYQNYPGISRYSKVDFPRFSGDDLKSWLFKVEQFFNFDNIAMDKRVGLAAIHLEGEPIKWHQSFMRADYNDPMEEIKKIRQTGSVKDYQAMFEIDTGSSHNFIDPDMVKQLGCSTRVTTPHQVSAANKNDMRVDKICEITWLLQGAEFTAEEKKHLLRGAGKQVVTSGAGKIDKVSGNGSQLCMIQVVPAMFYELHGHALKTIQESVEESRLTELLKEFKCLFDEPTQLPPFRGVFDHRIVLHSGTEPINKRPYRYPSVKKDIIEGLVKQMLDQEDLLDELGGSKIFSKIDLRSGYHQLRMAVDDIPKIAFRTHFGHYEYLVMPFGLSNAPAIFQGLMNTVFQAFLRKYVLVFFDDILIYNQNLEDQLLHLTYAFVEMQKHQLFAKQSKCFFGVQKIEYLGHFISEEGVSTDPQKISAVKNWPIPTTLKQLRGFLGLSSYYRSFSWSSEATKAFEELKLALIQVRVLALPDMNKTFIVETDASGYGIRVVLMQEGHPIAFISKILSSKHVAMSVYDRELLAIVHAVTKCSQYLLGQKFIIRTDRALKFLMEQKIHTNSQLMWLTKLMPFDYTIEYKKGSNNKAADALSKVTGSEILALAGSELLQATAQSWETDPEIKAILIVEKERQISGGQSHSVETRHYRILACFSKWWSFRSGSHLNKVIDIILLEEHERGCQEVCEMLCYLSKEQV, encoded by the exons ATGGGAACTCTTACTGGGGGAGTGGCTTCATTGAAGAGATTGGATCAAATTGTGGCCCAATTGAAGGAACATGTAGAGGGAACCAGAATTGAAACTTCACCAGTGATAAATGTTGTTGAAACTTCAAGAGAAAGAGTGTCAAGGGATAAGCAAGTAGTTGATGATGAACATAGAGATAGAAACAATACAAATTATCAGAACTACCCTGGGATATCTAGATATTCAAAAGTAGATTTTCCAAGATTTTCTGGtgatgatttgaaatcatggctATTCAAGGTTGAGCAATTCTTTAACTTTGATAACATTGCCATGGACAAGAGAGTGGGATTAGCAGCAATACATCTTGAAGGTGAACCAATTAAGTGGCACCAATCGTTTATGAG GGCTGATTATAATGACCCAATGGAAGAGATCAAGAAGATCAGGCAAACTGGCTCTGTGAAAGATTATCAAGCCATGTTTGAAA TTGATACTGGTAGTTCCCATAACTTCATTGACCCTGATATGGTGAAGCAATTAGGGTGTTCAACTAGAGTAACTACACCACATCAAGTGTCTGCAGCAAATAAAAATGACATGAGAGTGGATAAGATCTGTGAAATCACTTGGTTGCTACAAGGTGCTGAATTCACTGCTGA GGAAAAAAAACACTTGTTAAGAGGAGCAGGCAAGCAGGTTGTGACATCAGGAGCTGGAAAGATTGACAAAGTATCAGGTAATGGATCACAACTTTGTATGATTCAAGTAGTACCTGCTATGTTTTATGAGTTACATGGCCATGCTTTAAAAACAATACAAGAATCAGTGGAAGAATCTAGGTTGACTGAATTGTTAAAAGAGTTCAAATGTTTGTTTGATGAACCTACTCAGTTACCACCATTTAGGGGTGTTTTTGACCACCGAATAGTTTTACATTCTGGTACCGAACCCATTAACAAGAGACCCTATAGATATCCTTCTGTTAAAAAGGATATAATTGAAGGCTTGGTAAAACAAATGCTTGATCAAG AGGATTTATTGGATGAATTAGGTGGTTCTAAgatcttttcaaagattgatcttAGATCTGGTTATCACCAGTTGAGAATGGCAGTTGATGATATACCAAAGATTGCATTTAGAACACATTTTGGTCATTATGAATATTTGGTCATGCCATTTGGGTTGTCAAATGCCCCTGCCATATTTCAAGGGTTGATGAACACAGTATTTCAAGCTTTTCTCAGGAAATATGTGTTAGTCTTCTTTGATGACATTTTGATTTACAATCAGAACCTTGAGGATCAATTATTGCACTTGACATATGCTTTTGTAGAAATGCAGAAACACCAGCTTTTTGCCAAACAAAGCAAGTGTTTCTTTGGTGTTCAAAAGATAGAGTATTTGGGTCATTTTATTTCTGAGGAAGGGGTTTCCACAGATCCTCAGAAAATCTCAGCTGTCAAGAATTGGCCTATACCAACCACTCTTAAACAACTAAGAGGGTTTCTTGGCCTTTCtagttattacaggag CTTCAGCTGGTCTTCTGAGGCTACTAAAGCATTTGAGGAACTGAAGCTAGCACTTATTCAAGTTCGTGTGTTGGCTTTACCTGATATGAACAAGACCTTTATTGTGGAAACTGATGCTAGTGGTTATGGCATTAGGGTTGTTCTGATGCAAGAAGGTCATCCTATTGCATTCATCAGCAAAATACTTTCTTCCAAGCATGTTGCAATGTCTGTATATGATAGGGAGTTGCTAGCTATTGTGCATGCTGTCACTAAATGTTCTCAATACCTACTGGGTCAAAAATTCATTATAAGAACTGATAGAGCTTTGAAGTTCTTAATGGAGCAGAAGATCCACACTAACTCTCAACTCATGTGGTTAACCAAACTCATGCCATTTGACTATACTATTGAGTATAAGAAGGGGTCTAATAATAAAGCAGCTGATGCTCTCTCTAAGGTGACTGGATCTGAGATATTAGCTTTGGCAGGTTCTGAGTTGTTACAAGCTACAGCTCAAAGTTGGGAAACTGATCCTGAAATAAAGGCCATACTG ATAGTTGAGAAGGAAAGGCAGATTAGTGGTGGGCAAAGTCATTCAGTTGAGACAAGACATTATAGGATATTGGCATGTTTCTCCAAATGGTGGTCATTCAGGAGTGGAAGCCACCTTAATAAGGTTATTGACATTATTCTACTGGAAGAGCATGAGAGAGGATGTCAAGAAGTTTGTGAAATGTTGTGTTACTTGTCAAAAGAACAAGTCTGA
- the LOC132639721 gene encoding uncharacterized protein LOC132639721 — MACCRKRKISQVSNSGHDLNVTMSEKDNQQIRAAMLKKRFANAIFKSEQQQLLLGNHEFDEQHQLREEKVKVKLLKTQRQREREGAARNNVIERWVDFDDNLKAKRKLSMLTKVQMLKRTRDYSFLLSDDAELPAPSRGSLSHKASDGRVALPPSSKQYSSTNTARKLLNDRQVHGKPISGSSQMQSKLLNQKSVSLSKQTQLALGPNGKRVLTPDVKSTVPALHKPTPSKLQPSIPRQSLVQKKEIVLQSGKSKVMPKQAEPSYRPKPIMQKQTVPLSKLPPKNATRSLEDRLPVRKPMRHDDEDDDGAEAISMIIRRMFGYNPNRYRDDDDDDDDTSDMEANFDDILREEKQSAKIAKEEDEEELRKIEEEERRERLRKQAKKQKLSHQ, encoded by the coding sequence ATGGCTTGCTGCCGGAAGAGGAAAATCTCTCAAGTTTCCAATTCCGGTCATGATCTTAATGtcacgatgtctgaaaaagacaACCAACAAATCCGAGCTGCGATGCTCAAGAAACGTTTTGCCAACGCAATATTCAAGTCcgaacaacaacaactactacttGGCAATCATGAGTTTGATGAACAGCATCAGTTGCGTGAAGAGAAAGTGAAAGTCAAGTTGCTGAAGACACAACGGCAAAGAGAAAGAGAAGGCGCTGCTCGTAATAATGTCATAGAAAGATGGGTGGATTTTGACGATAACCTGAAAGCAAAAAGAAAGTTGTCGATGTTGACAAAGGTGCAGATGTTAAAACGTACCAGAGATTACTCATTTTTATTATCCGATGATGCAGAACTTCCTGCTCCATCAAGAGGTTCCTTATCTCATAAAGCCTCTGATGGGCGAGTAGCTTTACCACCAAGCAGCAAGCAATATTCTTCAACCAATACAGCGAGAAAGCTGCTAAATGATCGTCAAGTGCACGGGAAACCTATATCGGGAAGCAGCCAAATGCAATCGAAACTGTTGAATCAGAAATCAGTTTCTCTTAGTAAGCAAACTCAACTAGCATTAGGTCCAAATGGAAAGAGGGTTTTGACACCAGATGTCAAGAGCACCGTGCCTGCTTTGCACAAGCCAACCCCTTCAAAGTTGCAACCTTCTATTCCAAGGCAATCCTTGGTACAGAAAAAGGAAATAGTACTACAATCTGGAAAGTCAAAGGTGATGCCAAAACAAGCTGAGCCTTCATACAGACCTAAGCCGATTATGCAGAAACAGACAGTGCCATTGTCCAAACTGCCTCCTAAAAACGCAACTCGTTCTTTGGAAGATAGGCTCCCAGTAAGAAAACCAATGAGACACGacgatgaagatgatgatggaGCAGAAGCTATTAGTATGATCATTAGGAGGATGTTTGGGTATAATCCCAACAGATatcgggatgatgatgatgatgatgatgatactagTGATATGGAGGCTAATTTTGATGACATACTGAGGGAAGAAAAACAAAGTGCGAAAATAGCAAAGGAAGAGGACGAAGAAGAACTCCGGaagatagaagaagaagaaaggagggAGCGGTTGAGAAAACAGGCAAAGAAGCAAAAGTTGAGCCATCAATGA